ACGGACTAGAGGTTGCCGCGCTTCTCCTGCTCGCGCTCGATCGCCTCGAAGAGCGCCTTGAAGTTGCCCTTGCCGAAGCCCATCGAGCCGTGGCGTTCGATCATCTCGAAGAAGACGGTCGGGCGGTCCTGGACCGGCTTGGTGAAGATCTGGAGCAGATAGCCGTCCTCGTCGCGGTCGACGAGGATCTTCAGCTCGCGGAGGGTCTCGACGGGGACGCGGGTCTCGCCGGCCCACTCGCCGAGCGTGTCGTAGTACGAGTCGGGCGTGTCCAGGAACTTGACGCCGGCCGCGCGCATCGTGCGGACGGACTCCACGATGTCGTTCGTGGCGAGCGCGATGTGCTGGACGCCCGCGCCGCCGTAGAACTCCAGGTACTCGTCGATCTGCGACTTCTTCTTCGCGATGGCGGGCTCGTTGATCGGGAACTTGACCTTGAGCGTGCCGTCGGCGACCACCTTCGACATCAGCGCGCTGTACTCGGTCGCGATGTCGTCGCCCACGAACTCCTTCATGTTCGTGAAGCCCATGACCTTGTTGTAGAAGCCGACCCAGTCGTTCATCTTGCCGAGTTCGACATTGCCCACGCAGTGGTCGATCGCCTGGAACGTCCGCTTGGCCGGGGGCTCGACGATCGGGTTCGCGGCCTCGAAACCGGGCAGATACGGCCCGTCGTAGTCGGTGCGCTCCACCAGGGTGTGGCGGGTCTTGCCGTACGTGGCGATGGCGGCGAGGACGACCTTGCCGTTCTCGTCCTTGACCTCGTAGGGCTCCGTGATGCCCCGTGCGCCCTGCTCGACGGCGTAGGCGTACGCGGCGCGCGCGTCCGGCACCTCGATGGCGAGGTCGACGACGCCGTCGCCGTGCTCGGCCACGTGGGAGGTGAGGAAGTGGCCCCAGTCCGTGGAGGGCTTGATGACGGAGGTGAAGACGAAGCGCGCACCGCCGTTCGTGAGGACGTAACTGGCGGTCTCCCGGCTGCCGTTCTCCGGTCCGGAGTAGGCGACCAGCTTCATGCCGAAGGCCGTGGAGTAGTAGTGCGCCGCCTGCTTGGCGTTGCCCACGGCGAAGACGACCGCGTCCATTCCCTTGACCGGGAAGGGGTCGGCCTCGCGCGCGGTGTCGGGTGTGGTGTGGGTGGTGGTCTCAGTCATGGTGTGAGGCTCCCGCTGAACCACAAGGTGCGCAATAGTTCTCGTTTTCAGTGGTCAATCTGCTCAGTAGGTGGCCAGGATGGGCGGGCTATCTGTACATCATGACCACCTTGGAGGCGTCATGGCGATCGATCATCTGGACGGCAGACTCATCGTGCTCCTGGCGCGGGAGCCGCGTATCGGGGTTCTTGAGGCGTCCCGCAGGCTCGGCGTGGCACGCGGCACGGTGCAGGCGCGGATGGACCGGCTTCAGTCCAATGGAGTCATCCGCGGCTTCGGCCCGGAGGTGGATCCGGCGGCGCTCGGCTACCCGGTGACGGCCTTCGCGACGCTGGAGATCAAACAGGGCCAGGGTGCTGACGTACGGACCCATTTGGCGTCCGTGGCCGAGGTGCTCGAACTGCATACCATCACCGGTCACGGCGATATGCTCTGCCGCCTCGTGGCCCGGTCGAACGCGGATCTCCAACGTGTGATCGACCGG
The sequence above is a segment of the Streptomyces sp. Je 1-369 genome. Coding sequences within it:
- the hppD gene encoding 4-hydroxyphenylpyruvate dioxygenase is translated as MTETTTHTTPDTAREADPFPVKGMDAVVFAVGNAKQAAHYYSTAFGMKLVAYSGPENGSRETASYVLTNGGARFVFTSVIKPSTDWGHFLTSHVAEHGDGVVDLAIEVPDARAAYAYAVEQGARGITEPYEVKDENGKVVLAAIATYGKTRHTLVERTDYDGPYLPGFEAANPIVEPPAKRTFQAIDHCVGNVELGKMNDWVGFYNKVMGFTNMKEFVGDDIATEYSALMSKVVADGTLKVKFPINEPAIAKKKSQIDEYLEFYGGAGVQHIALATNDIVESVRTMRAAGVKFLDTPDSYYDTLGEWAGETRVPVETLRELKILVDRDEDGYLLQIFTKPVQDRPTVFFEMIERHGSMGFGKGNFKALFEAIEREQEKRGNL
- a CDS encoding Lrp/AsnC family transcriptional regulator, producing MAIDHLDGRLIVLLAREPRIGVLEASRRLGVARGTVQARMDRLQSNGVIRGFGPEVDPAALGYPVTAFATLEIKQGQGADVRTHLASVAEVLELHTITGHGDMLCRLVARSNADLQRVIDRVVGFDGIVRASTAIVMENPVPLRIIPLVEQASEDP